From the Acidilutibacter cellobiosedens genome, one window contains:
- the mreD gene encoding rod shape-determining protein MreD, giving the protein MRWLIILCIVIFNFILQSTIIPHIAVLGVVPNTALIIVVSLAILNGKREGAVVGIIAGFLQDIFFSPVLGVNALIYFLIGYFIGIMETKIYKDSLIAPFIFISLGTVIYHLLYFIIMYFLSMNSYFYDLIRNVIIIEIIYNVILSIPLYKWLLKKFTVSSIKFGGK; this is encoded by the coding sequence TTGCGCTGGTTAATTATTTTATGCATTGTTATTTTCAACTTCATATTGCAGAGTACGATTATTCCACATATAGCAGTATTAGGGGTTGTTCCTAATACTGCCTTGATAATTGTAGTATCCCTAGCTATTTTGAACGGAAAAAGGGAGGGAGCTGTGGTAGGGATAATCGCAGGATTTCTTCAGGACATTTTTTTTAGTCCTGTACTTGGGGTAAATGCTCTTATATATTTTTTAATAGGATATTTTATTGGAATTATGGAAACTAAAATATATAAGGATAGCTTAATCGCACCTTTTATTTTTATTTCCCTGGGAACGGTTATATATCATCTCCTGTATTTTATAATAATGTATTTTCTATCAATGAATTCTTATTTTTATGATCTTATAAGAAATGTTATAATTATTGAAATAATATATAATGTTATTTTATCAATTCCATTATATAAATGGTTATTGAAGAAATTTACTGTTTCTTCCATTAAATTTGGAGGAAAATAG